Proteins from a single region of Drosophila biarmipes strain raj3 chromosome 3R, RU_DBia_V1.1, whole genome shotgun sequence:
- the LOC108027314 gene encoding dihydropyrimidinase isoform X5, with translation MSKSAGIELARARQRYRGRYIIGETLAAALGTDATCCQHLGFDHEAAHVLSPPLRPDKTTPEFLMKLLANDDLQLTGSDNCTFNKEHKALGKGDFTKIPNGVNGVEDRMSLVWEKGVHAGLLDPCRFVAVTSTNAAKIFNIYPQKGRIAVGSDADIVIWNPNATRTISKDTHHHACDFNIFEGMTVHGVCEFVLVRGRICAERGNVRVAEGFGRFIPTPVRPPFVYDIIEGKVQSPPEEQHEEKQNGNVAKRFAELDIQIPVQEPISAMLAGNLAMPAEGSLCSTPSVRGRVDGKRDLQESSFSISEELDRSGVRACIKVKNPPGGKSSGFW, from the exons ATGAGCAAGTCGGCGGGCATTGAGCTGGCCAGGGCCCGCCAGCGGTACCGGGGGCGGTACATAATAGGCGAGACCCTGGCCGCGGCGCTGGGCACGGATGCGACCTGTTGCCAGCACCTGGGCTTCGACCACGAGGCCGCGCATGTGCTCAGCCCGCCCTTGCGGCCCGACAAGACGACCCCCGAGTTCTTGATGAAGCTGCTGGCGAA TGACGACCTGCAGCTGACTGGCAGCGACAACTGCACCTTCAACAAGGAGCACAAGGCCCTGGGCAAGGGCGACTTCACAAAGATTCCCAACGGAGTCAACGGAGTGGAGGACCGCATGTCGCTGGTCTGGGAGAAGGGCGTCCACGCCGGGCTCCTCGATCCTTGCCGCTTTGTGGCCGTAACCAGCACGAATGCTGCCAAGATATTCAACATTTATCCCCAGAAGGGACGCATTG CTGTCGGTTCGGATGCGGACATTGTGATCTGGAATCCGAACGCCACCCGCACCATTTCCAAGGACACGCATCACCACGCCTGCGACTTCAACATATTTGAGGGCATGACAGTGCACGGCGTCTGCGAGTTCGTCCTGGTGCGCGGAAGGATCTGCGCCGAGCGCGGAAACGTTCGGGTGGCGGAGGGCTTCGGACGGTTCATCCCCACGCCCGTGCGGCCGCCGTTCGTGTACGACATTATCGAGGGCAAGGTGCAGTCGCCGCCGGAGGAGCAGCACGAGGAGAAGCAGAACGGCAACGTGGCCAAGCGGTTTGCCGAGTTGGACATTCAAATCCCGGTGCAGGAGCCCATAAGCGCCATGCTGGCTGGCAACCTGGCCATGCCGGCGGAAGGATCGCTGTGCAGCACGCCTTCGGTCCGCGGGCGCGTCGATGGCAAGCGGGACTTGCAGGAGTCTTCCTTCTCCATAAGTG AGGAACTCGACAGGTCTGGCGTTCGAGCGTGCATTAAAGTGAAAAACCCACCCGGCGGAAAGTCTTCCGGATTCTGGTAG
- the LOC108027314 gene encoding dihydropyrimidinase 1 isoform X2, with protein sequence MSTSPKPVKKVPIHLQSAQNRVYIKNGEIVNHDKSFKADVYIEDGVIKFVGPSSEITIPGGVRTIDASGLMIIPGGIDPHTHMQLPFGGAVAVDDFYHGTKAAVAGGTTMIIDFVLPNKHESMIEAYDKWRSWADPKVCCDYGLHVGITWWSKSVSEEIGILCKELGVNSFKTFMAYKGLYQLNDSDLLDVFERIRQFNGVAMVHAENGDIIAKNTQRLLAEGINGPEGHELSRPEEVEAEAVHRACVLAHQMKTPLFVSGLTSKSSAELVGRARRSGYCVFGETLASSLGRSMSGVPKGDRIYAITSPPIRESAETPRQLMKSLAYDDLQLTGSDNCTFNKEHKALGKGDFTKIPNGVNGVEDRMSLVWEKGVHAGLLDPCRFVAVTSTNAAKIFNIYPQKGRIAVGSDADIVIWNPNATRTISKDTHHHACDFNIFEGMTVHGVCEFVLVRGRICAERGNVRVAEGFGRFIPTPVRPPFVYDIIEGKVQSPPEEQHEEKQNGNVAKRFAELDIQIPVQEPISAMLAGNLAMPAEGSLCSTPSVRGRVDGKRDLQESSFSISEELDRSGVRACIKVKNPPGGKSSGFW encoded by the exons ATGTCGACTAGCCCGAAACCGGTTAAGAAGGTGCCGATTCACCTGCAGAGCGCCCAGAACCGTGTCTACATTAAGAATG GCGAGATCGTCAACCACGATAAGTCGTTCAAGGCGGACGTATACATCGAGGACGGCGTTATCAA GTTTGTGGGACCCTCCTCAGAAATTACGATACCGGGAGGAGTGCGCACCATCGACGCCAGCGGACTGATGATCATTCCCGGAGGCATCGATCCCCACACGCACATGCAGCTGCCTTTCGGAGGAGCCGTGGCCGTCGACGACTTCTACCACGGAACCAAGGCTGCCGTGGCCGGCGGCACCACCATGATAA TCGACTTCGTTCTGCCCAACAAACACGAGTCGATGATCGAGGCCTACGACAAGTGGCGCAGCTGGGCCGATCCTAAG GTGTGCTGCGACTACGGATTGCACGTGGGAATCACCTGGTGGTCCAAGTCGGTGTCCGAAGAGATTGGCATTCTGTGCAAGGAGCTCGGAGTGAACTCCTTTAAGACGTTCATGGCTTACAAGGGACTTTACCAG CTAAACGACTCGGACCTCTTGGATGTGTTTGAGCGCATTCGGCAGTTCAATGGTGTGGCAATG GTCCACGCGGAGAACGGGGACATCATTGCGAAGAACACTCAGCGCCTGCTGGCCGAGGGCATCAACGGGCCGGAGGGTCACGAGCTGTCGCGACCCGAGGAGGTCGAGGCCGAGGCGGTGCACCGCGCTTGCGTGCTGGCCCACCAG ATGAAGACCCCGCTGTTTGTGTCCGGCCTGACCAGCAAATCCTCCGCCGAGCTCGTGGGTCGCGCCCGACGCAGCGGCTACTGCGTCTTCGGGGAGACGCTGGCCAGCTCCCTGGGCCGCTCCATGAGCGGCGTGCCCAAGGGCGACCGCATTTACGCCATCACCAGTCCCCCGATCCGCGAATCCGCCGAGACACCCAGGCAGCTGATGAAGTCCCTGGCCTA TGACGACCTGCAGCTGACTGGCAGCGACAACTGCACCTTCAACAAGGAGCACAAGGCCCTGGGCAAGGGCGACTTCACAAAGATTCCCAACGGAGTCAACGGAGTGGAGGACCGCATGTCGCTGGTCTGGGAGAAGGGCGTCCACGCCGGGCTCCTCGATCCTTGCCGCTTTGTGGCCGTAACCAGCACGAATGCTGCCAAGATATTCAACATTTATCCCCAGAAGGGACGCATTG CTGTCGGTTCGGATGCGGACATTGTGATCTGGAATCCGAACGCCACCCGCACCATTTCCAAGGACACGCATCACCACGCCTGCGACTTCAACATATTTGAGGGCATGACAGTGCACGGCGTCTGCGAGTTCGTCCTGGTGCGCGGAAGGATCTGCGCCGAGCGCGGAAACGTTCGGGTGGCGGAGGGCTTCGGACGGTTCATCCCCACGCCCGTGCGGCCGCCGTTCGTGTACGACATTATCGAGGGCAAGGTGCAGTCGCCGCCGGAGGAGCAGCACGAGGAGAAGCAGAACGGCAACGTGGCCAAGCGGTTTGCCGAGTTGGACATTCAAATCCCGGTGCAGGAGCCCATAAGCGCCATGCTGGCTGGCAACCTGGCCATGCCGGCGGAAGGATCGCTGTGCAGCACGCCTTCGGTCCGCGGGCGCGTCGATGGCAAGCGGGACTTGCAGGAGTCTTCCTTCTCCATAAGTG AGGAACTCGACAGGTCTGGCGTTCGAGCGTGCATTAAAGTGAAAAACCCACCCGGCGGAAAGTCTTCCGGATTCTGGTAG
- the LOC108027314 gene encoding dihydropyrimidinase isoform X3 — MSTSPKPVKKVPIHLQSAQNRVYIKNGEIVNHDKSFKADVYIEDGVIKFVGPSSEITIPGGVRTIDASGLMIIPGGIDPHTHMQLPFGGAVAVDDFYHGTKAAVAGGTTMIIDFVLPNKHESMIEAYDKWRSWADPKVCCDYGLHVGITWWSKSVSEEIGILCKELGVNSFKTFMAYKGLYQLNDSDLLDVFERIRQFNGVAMVHAENGDIIAKNTQRLLAEGINGPEGHELSRPEEVEAEAVHRACVLAHQAACPLYVVHVMSKSAGIELARARQRYRGRYIIGETLAAALGTDATCCQHLGFDHEAAHVLSPPLRPDKTTPEFLMKLLAK; from the exons ATGTCGACTAGCCCGAAACCGGTTAAGAAGGTGCCGATTCACCTGCAGAGCGCCCAGAACCGTGTCTACATTAAGAATG GCGAGATCGTCAACCACGATAAGTCGTTCAAGGCGGACGTATACATCGAGGACGGCGTTATCAA GTTTGTGGGACCCTCCTCAGAAATTACGATACCGGGAGGAGTGCGCACCATCGACGCCAGCGGACTGATGATCATTCCCGGAGGCATCGATCCCCACACGCACATGCAGCTGCCTTTCGGAGGAGCCGTGGCCGTCGACGACTTCTACCACGGAACCAAGGCTGCCGTGGCCGGCGGCACCACCATGATAA TCGACTTCGTTCTGCCCAACAAACACGAGTCGATGATCGAGGCCTACGACAAGTGGCGCAGCTGGGCCGATCCTAAG GTGTGCTGCGACTACGGATTGCACGTGGGAATCACCTGGTGGTCCAAGTCGGTGTCCGAAGAGATTGGCATTCTGTGCAAGGAGCTCGGAGTGAACTCCTTTAAGACGTTCATGGCTTACAAGGGACTTTACCAG CTAAACGACTCGGACCTCTTGGATGTGTTTGAGCGCATTCGGCAGTTCAATGGTGTGGCAATG GTCCACGCGGAGAACGGGGACATCATTGCGAAGAACACTCAGCGCCTGCTGGCCGAGGGCATCAACGGGCCGGAGGGTCACGAGCTGTCGCGACCCGAGGAGGTCGAGGCCGAGGCGGTGCACCGCGCTTGCGTGCTGGCCCACCAG GCGGCCTGTCCGCTCTACGTGGTGCACGTGATGAGCAAGTCGGCGGGCATTGAGCTGGCCAGGGCCCGCCAGCGGTACCGGGGGCGGTACATAATAGGCGAGACCCTGGCCGCGGCGCTGGGCACGGATGCGACCTGTTGCCAGCACCTGGGCTTCGACCACGAGGCCGCGCATGTGCTCAGCCCGCCCTTGCGGCCCGACAAGACGACCCCCGAGTTCTTGATGAAGCTGCTGGCGAA ATGA
- the LOC108027314 gene encoding dihydropyrimidinase isoform X4: MSTSPKPVKKVPIHLQSAQNRVYIKNGEIVNHDKSFKADVYIEDGVIKFVGPSSEITIPGGVRTIDASGLMIIPGGIDPHTHMQLPFGGAVAVDDFYHGTKAAVAGGTTMIIDFVLPNKHESMIEAYDKWRSWADPKVCCDYGLHVGITWWSKSVSEEIGILCKELGVNSFKTFMAYKGLYQLNDSDLLDVFERIRQFNGVAMVHAENGDIIAKNTQRLLAEGINGPEGHELSRPEEVEAEAVHRACVLAHQAACPLYVVHVMSKSAGIELARARQRYRGRYIIGETLAAALGTDATCCQHLGFDHEAAHVLSPPLRPDKTTPEFLMKLLAK, translated from the exons ATGTCGACTAGCCCGAAACCGGTTAAGAAGGTGCCGATTCACCTGCAGAGCGCCCAGAACCGTGTCTACATTAAGAATG GCGAGATCGTCAACCACGATAAGTCGTTCAAGGCGGACGTATACATCGAGGACGGCGTTATCAA GTTTGTGGGACCCTCCTCAGAAATTACGATACCGGGAGGAGTGCGCACCATCGACGCCAGCGGACTGATGATCATTCCCGGAGGCATCGATCCCCACACGCACATGCAGCTGCCTTTCGGAGGAGCCGTGGCCGTCGACGACTTCTACCACGGAACCAAGGCTGCCGTGGCCGGCGGCACCACCATGATAA TCGACTTCGTTCTGCCCAACAAACACGAGTCGATGATCGAGGCCTACGACAAGTGGCGCAGCTGGGCCGATCCTAAG GTGTGCTGCGACTACGGATTGCACGTGGGAATCACCTGGTGGTCCAAGTCGGTGTCCGAAGAGATTGGCATTCTGTGCAAGGAGCTCGGAGTGAACTCCTTTAAGACGTTCATGGCTTACAAGGGACTTTACCAG CTAAACGACTCGGACCTCTTGGATGTGTTTGAGCGCATTCGGCAGTTCAATGGTGTGGCAATG GTCCACGCGGAGAACGGGGACATCATTGCGAAGAACACTCAGCGCCTGCTGGCCGAGGGCATCAACGGGCCGGAGGGTCACGAGCTGTCGCGACCCGAGGAGGTCGAGGCCGAGGCGGTGCACCGCGCTTGCGTGCTGGCCCACCAG GCGGCCTGTCCGCTCTACGTGGTGCACGTGATGAGCAAGTCGGCGGGCATTGAGCTGGCCAGGGCCCGCCAGCGGTACCGGGGGCGGTACATAATAGGCGAGACCCTGGCCGCGGCGCTGGGCACGGATGCGACCTGTTGCCAGCACCTGGGCTTCGACCACGAGGCCGCGCATGTGCTCAGCCCGCCCTTGCGGCCCGACAAGACGACCCCCGAGTTCTTGATGAAGCTGCTGGCGAAGTAA
- the LOC108027314 gene encoding dihydropyrimidinase isoform X1, protein MSTSPKPVKKVPIHLQSAQNRVYIKNGEIVNHDKSFKADVYIEDGVIKFVGPSSEITIPGGVRTIDASGLMIIPGGIDPHTHMQLPFGGAVAVDDFYHGTKAAVAGGTTMIIDFVLPNKHESMIEAYDKWRSWADPKVCCDYGLHVGITWWSKSVSEEIGILCKELGVNSFKTFMAYKGLYQLNDSDLLDVFERIRQFNGVAMVHAENGDIIAKNTQRLLAEGINGPEGHELSRPEEVEAEAVHRACVLAHQAACPLYVVHVMSKSAGIELARARQRYRGRYIIGETLAAALGTDATCCQHLGFDHEAAHVLSPPLRPDKTTPEFLMKLLANDDLQLTGSDNCTFNKEHKALGKGDFTKIPNGVNGVEDRMSLVWEKGVHAGLLDPCRFVAVTSTNAAKIFNIYPQKGRIAVGSDADIVIWNPNATRTISKDTHHHACDFNIFEGMTVHGVCEFVLVRGRICAERGNVRVAEGFGRFIPTPVRPPFVYDIIEGKVQSPPEEQHEEKQNGNVAKRFAELDIQIPVQEPISAMLAGNLAMPAEGSLCSTPSVRGRVDGKRDLQESSFSISEELDRSGVRACIKVKNPPGGKSSGFW, encoded by the exons ATGTCGACTAGCCCGAAACCGGTTAAGAAGGTGCCGATTCACCTGCAGAGCGCCCAGAACCGTGTCTACATTAAGAATG GCGAGATCGTCAACCACGATAAGTCGTTCAAGGCGGACGTATACATCGAGGACGGCGTTATCAA GTTTGTGGGACCCTCCTCAGAAATTACGATACCGGGAGGAGTGCGCACCATCGACGCCAGCGGACTGATGATCATTCCCGGAGGCATCGATCCCCACACGCACATGCAGCTGCCTTTCGGAGGAGCCGTGGCCGTCGACGACTTCTACCACGGAACCAAGGCTGCCGTGGCCGGCGGCACCACCATGATAA TCGACTTCGTTCTGCCCAACAAACACGAGTCGATGATCGAGGCCTACGACAAGTGGCGCAGCTGGGCCGATCCTAAG GTGTGCTGCGACTACGGATTGCACGTGGGAATCACCTGGTGGTCCAAGTCGGTGTCCGAAGAGATTGGCATTCTGTGCAAGGAGCTCGGAGTGAACTCCTTTAAGACGTTCATGGCTTACAAGGGACTTTACCAG CTAAACGACTCGGACCTCTTGGATGTGTTTGAGCGCATTCGGCAGTTCAATGGTGTGGCAATG GTCCACGCGGAGAACGGGGACATCATTGCGAAGAACACTCAGCGCCTGCTGGCCGAGGGCATCAACGGGCCGGAGGGTCACGAGCTGTCGCGACCCGAGGAGGTCGAGGCCGAGGCGGTGCACCGCGCTTGCGTGCTGGCCCACCAG GCGGCCTGTCCGCTCTACGTGGTGCACGTGATGAGCAAGTCGGCGGGCATTGAGCTGGCCAGGGCCCGCCAGCGGTACCGGGGGCGGTACATAATAGGCGAGACCCTGGCCGCGGCGCTGGGCACGGATGCGACCTGTTGCCAGCACCTGGGCTTCGACCACGAGGCCGCGCATGTGCTCAGCCCGCCCTTGCGGCCCGACAAGACGACCCCCGAGTTCTTGATGAAGCTGCTGGCGAA TGACGACCTGCAGCTGACTGGCAGCGACAACTGCACCTTCAACAAGGAGCACAAGGCCCTGGGCAAGGGCGACTTCACAAAGATTCCCAACGGAGTCAACGGAGTGGAGGACCGCATGTCGCTGGTCTGGGAGAAGGGCGTCCACGCCGGGCTCCTCGATCCTTGCCGCTTTGTGGCCGTAACCAGCACGAATGCTGCCAAGATATTCAACATTTATCCCCAGAAGGGACGCATTG CTGTCGGTTCGGATGCGGACATTGTGATCTGGAATCCGAACGCCACCCGCACCATTTCCAAGGACACGCATCACCACGCCTGCGACTTCAACATATTTGAGGGCATGACAGTGCACGGCGTCTGCGAGTTCGTCCTGGTGCGCGGAAGGATCTGCGCCGAGCGCGGAAACGTTCGGGTGGCGGAGGGCTTCGGACGGTTCATCCCCACGCCCGTGCGGCCGCCGTTCGTGTACGACATTATCGAGGGCAAGGTGCAGTCGCCGCCGGAGGAGCAGCACGAGGAGAAGCAGAACGGCAACGTGGCCAAGCGGTTTGCCGAGTTGGACATTCAAATCCCGGTGCAGGAGCCCATAAGCGCCATGCTGGCTGGCAACCTGGCCATGCCGGCGGAAGGATCGCTGTGCAGCACGCCTTCGGTCCGCGGGCGCGTCGATGGCAAGCGGGACTTGCAGGAGTCTTCCTTCTCCATAAGTG AGGAACTCGACAGGTCTGGCGTTCGAGCGTGCATTAAAGTGAAAAACCCACCCGGCGGAAAGTCTTCCGGATTCTGGTAG